CCAAGTGCGCCATTGTAAAGAAGGAGGGCGCCACGGTCAGGGGAAGGAGAGGCCGTCCTCGCTCCAAGATCAGCGAGTACGGAATACGCCTGCGCGAGAAGCAGAAGCTCCGCCGTTTCTACGGCATGACCGAGACCCAGTTCAAGCGGTTCTTCACCGTCGCGAACAAGCAGAAGGGGCAGACGGGACACAACTTCCTCGCTCTTCTCGAGCGCAGGCTGGACAACGTCGTCTACCGCCTGGGCTTAGGCAACAGCAGGAAACAGGCCAGGCAGCTGGTCCTTCACGGTCACTTCAGAGTGAACGGCAGGCGGGTAGACATACCGAGCTTCCTCGTGGACGTCGGCGATGTCGTCGCCGTCATGGAGAATAGCCGCGACATAGCCCTGATCAAGGAGAACGCCGAGGTGGCCGGTGCCAAGAAGGTGCCCGACTGGCTTGAACTGAACGCAGAAAAAATCGAAGGGAAGGTTATCTCTCTACCTGCTCGCGAGCAGATAGACGCGCCTGTGACCGAACAGCTGGTCGTAGAGTTCTATGCCAGATAGTGGCGTGAAAGGTGTTGGAAGCCTTGGAAAACTTGAGGCCTGAGATCAGTTTCGAGGAGAGCGGCCCCACATTCGCCAGGGTTCACATGGAGCCGCTGGAGAGGGGCTACGGGGCGACCCTCGGAAACGCCATGAGGCGGGTCCTTCTCTCCTCCATCAGGGGCGCGGCCATCACGTCCGTGCGCATCGACGGAGTGCTCCACGAGTTCAGCACCCTGCCGGGCGTCCTGGAGGATGTGATCGAGATCCTGCTTAACCTCAAGCGCATCCCCATCCGCTCCTTCAGCAAGGAGGTCCGCATGCTGCGGCTCGAGAAGGAGGGGGCGGGGCTGGTCACGGCGAAGGATATTCAGCAGGACAGCGAGGTGGAGTTCATCAACCCCGATGCGCCCATATGCACCCTTGAGGAGGGCGCATCCTTCTCCATGGACATATACGTGGAGCAGGGCGCTGGGTACGCGTCGATGGAGCGCCCTCGCCCGGCCTACCTGCCGGTCGACGCTCTGTTGGTGGACGCCGTCTTCTCCCCTGTGCTCAAGGTGAACTACAACGTCGAGGCCGCGCGCGTGGGACAGAGGACCGACTACGAGCGCCTGGTGCTCGAGATATGGACGAACGGCGTCCATCACCCGGACAACACCCTCTGCGAAGCGTCCAGGATACTGAAGTCGTACTTCGGTGGCATCGTGGAGGACATAGAGAAGCTCAACCCCGAGGAGGCGGAC
The genomic region above belongs to Synergistaceae bacterium and contains:
- the rpsD gene encoding 30S ribosomal protein S4 — encoded protein: MSRYIGPSCRLCKAEGTKLFLKGDRCYTAKCAIVKKEGATVRGRRGRPRSKISEYGIRLREKQKLRRFYGMTETQFKRFFTVANKQKGQTGHNFLALLERRLDNVVYRLGLGNSRKQARQLVLHGHFRVNGRRVDIPSFLVDVGDVVAVMENSRDIALIKENAEVAGAKKVPDWLELNAEKIEGKVISLPAREQIDAPVTEQLVVEFYAR
- a CDS encoding DNA-directed RNA polymerase subunit alpha, whose product is MENLRPEISFEESGPTFARVHMEPLERGYGATLGNAMRRVLLSSIRGAAITSVRIDGVLHEFSTLPGVLEDVIEILLNLKRIPIRSFSKEVRMLRLEKEGAGLVTAKDIQQDSEVEFINPDAPICTLEEGASFSMDIYVEQGAGYASMERPRPAYLPVDALLVDAVFSPVLKVNYNVEAARVGQRTDYERLVLEIWTNGVHHPDNTLCEASRILKSYFGGIVEDIEKLNPEEADDQGAAAEDGEQEAAPETTPDEDDVMSRPVKDLGLSMRSENCLLRGGIHTVGELMGKTREELLKIRNLGKISLKEIEEKKEKLLNDIARQRGEPLPYEEAEGEPPKEETKRKKGEEESKEE